From a single Fundidesulfovibrio terrae genomic region:
- a CDS encoding EAL domain-containing protein, producing MPQAPVATVLTIDDEEVIRRSFQAYLEDSGFEVLQAHNGRVGLDVFREHHPDIVLVDLRMPEMDGLEVLATVVREAPDVPIIVVSGTGMIQDAIEALRLGAWDYVLKPVEDLGILEHSVRRALERARLIKENKAYRENLENLVRRRTTELHDRTRQLEETNQRLQNEVGERIAAEAKYRSIFENAIEGIFQVNHQGVLVSANPAMARILGYQSPQELMDNVGNFCSRLCEDAGKREKFFRVLEDHGSVQAFEVQTSRLDGQALWASVNAHTVTGKTGETVRFEGTLEDISDHKRFEEQLLHQSLHDALTGLPNRALFTDRLSQAIYRCSRQNSFFALLYLDVDRFKVINDSLGHAQGDQFLMKLAERLRSCTREADTLARLGGDEFAVISEQVRSLSGATMVAERILEEMRRPFNIDGHEIYSTVSIGIICCTGFCGTAEEVLRDADLTMYRAKSNGKARYEVFDNALQEQTIQLLTMETEFRRALAKNEFELHYQPIVDVNTGAVVTLEALLRWKHPERGYIPPLDFIPMAEENGLIVPLGWWVLEEACRQLAHLQALFPRSAPLGMSVNISAKQFAQADLGQKLETLLSHSRVAPGTLELEITESVIMDRGEAAIGMLEELKSLGLKLFVDDFGTGYSSLSYLHRFPIDMLKIDRSFIREIDATGGHAEIVRAIVGLGRNLGLGLIAEGVETEAQLAVIRTLGCQLAQGFLFSRPCPAAEIENYLAANRVEPTD from the coding sequence ATGCCCCAAGCTCCCGTGGCGACCGTCCTGACCATCGATGACGAGGAGGTCATCCGGCGCTCCTTCCAGGCGTACCTGGAGGACAGCGGGTTCGAAGTGCTCCAGGCGCACAATGGGCGGGTCGGGCTCGACGTCTTCCGCGAACACCACCCGGACATCGTCCTGGTGGACCTGCGCATGCCCGAGATGGACGGCCTCGAAGTGCTGGCCACGGTTGTGCGGGAAGCGCCCGACGTGCCCATCATCGTGGTTTCAGGCACGGGAATGATCCAGGACGCCATCGAAGCCCTGCGCCTGGGCGCGTGGGACTACGTGCTCAAGCCCGTGGAGGACCTGGGCATCCTGGAGCACTCCGTGCGCCGGGCCCTGGAACGGGCCAGGCTCATCAAGGAAAACAAGGCCTACCGCGAAAACCTGGAAAACCTCGTGCGGCGGCGCACCACGGAACTCCACGACCGCACCCGGCAGCTGGAGGAAACCAACCAGCGCCTGCAGAACGAAGTCGGCGAGCGCATCGCCGCCGAAGCAAAATACCGCTCCATTTTCGAGAACGCCATCGAGGGCATCTTCCAGGTGAACCACCAGGGAGTCCTGGTGAGCGCCAACCCGGCCATGGCCCGCATCCTCGGCTACCAGTCGCCGCAGGAGCTCATGGACAACGTGGGCAACTTCTGCTCCCGGCTGTGCGAGGACGCCGGCAAGCGGGAGAAGTTCTTCCGCGTGCTGGAGGACCACGGCTCGGTGCAGGCATTCGAGGTTCAGACCTCGCGGTTGGACGGCCAGGCCCTCTGGGCCTCGGTCAACGCGCACACCGTCACGGGCAAGACCGGCGAAACCGTCCGTTTCGAAGGCACCCTGGAGGACATCAGCGACCACAAGCGCTTCGAGGAGCAGCTGCTCCACCAGTCGCTGCACGACGCGCTGACCGGGCTGCCCAACCGGGCGCTCTTCACCGACCGCCTCTCCCAGGCCATCTACCGCTGCTCGCGCCAGAACAGCTTTTTCGCCCTGCTTTACCTGGACGTGGACCGCTTCAAGGTCATCAACGACAGCCTGGGCCACGCCCAGGGCGACCAGTTCCTCATGAAGCTGGCCGAGCGCCTGCGCTCCTGCACCCGGGAGGCCGACACCCTGGCCCGTCTTGGCGGCGACGAGTTCGCGGTCATCTCGGAGCAGGTCCGCAGCCTGTCGGGAGCCACCATGGTGGCCGAGCGCATCCTGGAAGAGATGCGCAGGCCCTTCAACATCGACGGGCACGAAATCTACAGCACGGTCTCCATCGGCATCATCTGCTGCACCGGCTTCTGCGGCACGGCCGAAGAGGTGCTGCGCGACGCCGACCTGACCATGTACCGGGCCAAGAGCAACGGCAAGGCCCGCTACGAGGTCTTCGACAACGCCCTGCAGGAGCAGACCATCCAGCTGCTCACCATGGAGACGGAATTCAGGCGCGCCCTGGCTAAGAACGAGTTCGAGCTGCACTACCAGCCCATCGTGGACGTGAACACCGGCGCGGTGGTCACCCTCGAAGCGCTGTTGCGCTGGAAGCATCCCGAGCGAGGCTACATACCGCCCCTCGATTTCATCCCCATGGCCGAGGAGAACGGGCTCATCGTTCCCCTGGGCTGGTGGGTGCTCGAGGAGGCCTGCCGCCAGCTGGCCCACCTGCAGGCGCTTTTCCCCAGATCCGCCCCGCTGGGCATGAGCGTGAACATCTCCGCCAAGCAGTTCGCCCAGGCCGACCTGGGGCAGAAGTTGGAGACGCTGCTGTCGCATTCCAGGGTGGCCCCCGGCACGCTGGAACTGGAGATAACCGAAAGCGTCATCATGGACCGGGGCGAGGCGGCCATCGGCATGCTGGAGGAGCTCAAGTCGCTTGGGCTCAAGCTCTTCGTGGACGACTTCGGCACTGGCTATTCCTCGCTTTCGTATCTGCACCGCTTCCCCATCGACATGCTCAAGATCGACCGCTCCTTCATTCGGGAGATCGACGCCACCGGCGGACACGCCGAGATCGTGAGGGCCATCGTGGGGCTCGGGCGCAACCTGGGCCTGGGGCTCATCGCCGAGGGCGTGGAGACCGAGGCCCAGCTGGCGGTCATCCGCACCCTGGGCTGCCAGCTCGCCCAGGGATTCCTGTTCTCGCGGCCCTGCCCGGCGGCCGAGATCGAAAACTACCTGGCGGCCAATCGGGTCGAGCCCACCGACTGA
- a CDS encoding D-glycero-alpha-D-manno-heptose-1,7-bisphosphate 7-phosphatase: protein MPIVNALVDRDGTIIVEKHYLHDPAQVELVPGAGEALGRLKRAGVRLFVVTNQSGIGRGYYSEQDFRAVQARLEELLAPYGVAFDGVAFCPHAPDERCACRKPEPGMWEELRSRHGLAPDETVMIGDNASDVAFGLASGMAQSVLVLTGHGRRFAEKLGLTPIGHGWRRVTAPAPGQPTLLAHDLAAAADFILQENLQPDGADR, encoded by the coding sequence ATGCCCATCGTGAACGCCCTCGTCGACCGCGACGGCACCATCATCGTGGAGAAGCACTACCTGCATGATCCCGCCCAGGTGGAGCTGGTTCCCGGGGCCGGCGAGGCGCTTGGGCGGCTTAAGCGCGCCGGGGTGCGGCTCTTCGTGGTCACCAACCAGTCGGGCATCGGGCGCGGCTACTATTCGGAGCAGGACTTCCGGGCCGTGCAGGCACGCCTGGAGGAACTCCTGGCCCCGTACGGCGTGGCCTTCGACGGCGTGGCCTTCTGCCCTCACGCCCCGGACGAGCGCTGCGCCTGCCGCAAGCCGGAGCCCGGCATGTGGGAGGAGCTGCGCTCGCGGCACGGGCTCGCCCCTGACGAGACGGTCATGATCGGCGACAACGCCTCCGACGTGGCCTTCGGTCTGGCCAGCGGCATGGCCCAGTCCGTGCTGGTGCTGACCGGGCATGGAAGGCGCTTCGCCGAGAAGCTGGGGCTAACGCCCATCGGGCACGGCTGGAGGCGCGTGACGGCCCCCGCCCCCGGCCAGCCCACGCTCCTGGCCCACGACTTGGCCGCGGCCGCGGATTTCATCCTTCAGGAGAACCTCCAACCCGACGGGGCCGACCGGTGA
- the thiL gene encoding thiamine-phosphate kinase gives MNSRPFASEDHFLAAISERFPNTHPHMLLGRGDDCAVLACPEAVALTTDLFIEDVHFRRAYFSPEDAGYKALAVNVSDMAGMGGEPLGFSLGLAGPPDTPAGYWERMLDGMAGLAASLNMPLVGGDLNACAKIVLSITLWGKAGPCGKFIPRGGAQPGDALFVVGDVGLAACGLEALERFGPDAAKDWPEAVAAHLRPGVKIAEGTRLAGIGRVRGLMDVSDGLARDLPRFLGPDLGAELAIDPDTLHPEVLRMAEAAGRDPVEAAVVGGEDYCLLGACPRDGFLEVYSRVPGVWAVGEVTQGGGLSLGGKTLTARGFDHFG, from the coding sequence ATGAACAGCCGCCCATTCGCTTCCGAAGACCATTTCCTGGCCGCCATCTCCGAACGCTTCCCCAACACCCATCCCCACATGCTGCTTGGGCGCGGCGACGACTGCGCCGTGCTCGCCTGCCCCGAAGCCGTGGCCCTGACCACGGACCTCTTCATCGAGGACGTGCACTTCCGCCGGGCCTACTTCTCCCCGGAGGACGCCGGATACAAGGCCCTGGCCGTGAACGTGAGCGACATGGCCGGCATGGGCGGCGAGCCCTTGGGCTTCAGCCTGGGCCTGGCCGGGCCGCCGGACACCCCGGCCGGATACTGGGAGCGGATGCTTGACGGCATGGCCGGGCTGGCCGCATCCCTCAACATGCCCCTGGTGGGCGGGGATCTGAACGCCTGCGCCAAGATCGTGCTGTCCATCACCCTCTGGGGCAAGGCCGGTCCGTGCGGAAAATTCATCCCGCGCGGGGGAGCCCAGCCCGGCGACGCCCTGTTCGTGGTGGGCGACGTGGGCCTGGCCGCCTGCGGCCTGGAGGCCCTGGAACGCTTCGGACCGGACGCGGCCAAGGACTGGCCCGAGGCCGTGGCCGCGCACCTGCGCCCTGGAGTGAAGATCGCCGAAGGGACCAGGCTGGCCGGGATCGGACGGGTGCGCGGGCTCATGGACGTCTCCGACGGACTGGCCAGGGATCTGCCGCGCTTTCTCGGCCCGGACCTCGGGGCGGAGCTGGCCATCGATCCAGACACACTGCACCCCGAGGTGCTGCGCATGGCCGAAGCCGCCGGGCGCGACCCCGTGGAGGCGGCGGTGGTCGGAGGCGAGGACTACTGCCTGCTGGGCGCATGCCCCCGGGACGGCTTCCTGGAAGTGTACAGCCGCGTGCCCGGCGTCTGGGCCGTGGGCGAGGTGACCCAGGGCGGCGGACTAAGCCTCGGCGGCAAGACGCTTACGGCCAGGGGCTTCGACCACTTCGGCTAG
- the hypE gene encoding hydrogenase expression/formation protein HypE, whose product MGNKLLLDQGSGGLASHRLVADVFFRHLGNSILERMDDAALIRPKGPLAVSTDSFTVDPIFFPGGDIGALAVHGTVNDVAMLGARPLYLTCGFILEEGFDMDDLERIVASMGLAARKAGVKVVAGDTKVVPRGAADKIFINTTGIGEVVAKTAPSGHRAKPGDAVIVSGSLGDHGLTVLSHRQGLSFEAPVQSDCASLNHLTLKLIKGLPSVHVLRDPTRGGLATTINEIAQQSGVGIALEEEAIPVKPVVASGCEILGLDPLYLANEGKIICVLPEKHAAKALTIMRRDPLGRDARVIGRVTQENPGKVVLRTGLGGHRLLGMLEGEQLPRIC is encoded by the coding sequence ATGGGCAACAAGCTCCTTCTGGACCAGGGCAGCGGCGGCCTGGCCTCGCACCGCCTGGTGGCCGACGTGTTCTTCCGCCACCTGGGCAATTCCATCCTCGAACGCATGGACGACGCGGCGCTCATCCGGCCCAAGGGCCCCCTGGCCGTGAGCACCGACAGCTTCACCGTGGACCCCATCTTCTTCCCCGGCGGCGACATCGGCGCTTTGGCCGTGCACGGCACGGTCAACGACGTAGCCATGCTCGGGGCCCGGCCGCTCTACCTCACCTGCGGGTTCATCCTGGAGGAAGGCTTCGACATGGACGACCTGGAGCGCATCGTGGCCTCCATGGGGCTGGCAGCCAGGAAGGCCGGGGTGAAGGTGGTGGCGGGCGACACCAAGGTTGTGCCGCGCGGGGCCGCGGACAAGATCTTCATCAACACCACCGGTATCGGCGAGGTGGTGGCCAAAACGGCCCCCAGCGGACACCGGGCCAAACCCGGCGACGCAGTCATCGTGTCCGGGAGCCTGGGCGACCACGGCCTGACGGTGCTCTCCCACCGCCAGGGGCTCTCCTTCGAGGCGCCTGTGCAGAGCGACTGCGCCTCGCTCAACCATTTGACGCTGAAACTCATCAAGGGCCTCCCCTCCGTGCACGTCCTGCGTGACCCCACGCGCGGCGGCCTGGCTACCACCATCAACGAGATCGCCCAGCAGTCGGGCGTTGGGATCGCCCTGGAGGAAGAAGCCATTCCGGTGAAGCCGGTGGTGGCCTCGGGCTGCGAGATACTGGGGCTCGATCCGCTCTACCTGGCCAACGAGGGCAAGATCATCTGCGTGCTGCCGGAAAAACACGCGGCCAAGGCCCTGACCATCATGCGCCGCGACCCCCTGGGCCGCGACGCCCGGGTGATCGGGCGGGTCACGCAGGAGAACCCGGGCAAGGTGGTGCTGCGCACGGGCCTGGGCGGACACCGTTTGCTCGGCATGCTCGAAGGGGAGCAGCTGCCCCGGATCTGCTAG
- a CDS encoding YbjQ family protein, producing MLSLFTGAARQPKDPNEEVKRGQRLQHAKDMFYSGKLPVVTTPVMKGRPIKKVLGLVHGRGYDAECALLTLAASAMEIGGDAIIGYQESVAFHPDGSKFFSCYGTAVILEKPGTKAGRRSLTH from the coding sequence ATGCTTTCATTGTTCACCGGCGCAGCGCGCCAGCCCAAGGACCCCAACGAAGAGGTCAAGCGTGGCCAGCGCCTCCAGCACGCCAAGGACATGTTCTATTCCGGAAAGCTGCCCGTGGTGACCACTCCTGTCATGAAGGGCAGGCCCATCAAGAAGGTGCTCGGCCTGGTGCACGGTCGCGGCTACGACGCCGAATGCGCCCTTTTGACCCTGGCCGCCTCGGCCATGGAAATCGGCGGCGACGCCATCATCGGCTACCAGGAGTCCGTGGCCTTCCATCCGGACGGTTCCAAGTTCTTCTCCTGCTACGGCACCGCCGTGATCCTGGAGAAGCCCGGAACCAAGGCTGGCAGGCGTTCTCTCACGCATTAG
- a CDS encoding tetratricopeptide repeat protein: protein MQDNSPESLVAQARKNLLNIVSVLKDGNVDSAIKVVVFGLGAYIKYGNILIKQEKKEFQELLTKAVHLLSLDPLVKEASKTPLDYVPRKETELLARLRALPDLIQANQARREGQEAEARMQAKGERMEKGRQLLMQKYFDGALQLFKRLCDDFPDDAELRAEIGKVLFDINHIECITFLEQAVALDPKDHKSLAMMGVAFRKIKKFDQAERAYLNALAVDKDNVNYLFNLSRVYIDSGNWLKAQETLRRVLTIDPSLEPAKKGLDFATRHCRDLI from the coding sequence ATGCAAGACAATTCCCCGGAAAGCCTGGTCGCCCAGGCGCGCAAAAACCTTCTCAACATCGTCTCCGTGCTCAAGGACGGCAACGTCGACAGCGCCATCAAGGTGGTCGTTTTCGGCCTCGGGGCCTACATCAAATACGGCAACATCCTCATCAAGCAGGAAAAAAAGGAATTCCAAGAGCTTCTGACAAAAGCCGTCCACCTGCTCAGCCTGGACCCCCTGGTCAAGGAGGCCAGCAAGACCCCGCTGGACTACGTGCCAAGGAAGGAAACGGAACTCTTGGCCAGACTGCGGGCCCTGCCCGACCTCATCCAGGCCAATCAGGCCAGGAGGGAAGGCCAGGAAGCCGAAGCCCGCATGCAGGCCAAGGGCGAACGCATGGAAAAAGGCCGCCAGCTCCTGATGCAAAAGTACTTCGACGGGGCGCTCCAGCTCTTCAAGCGCCTGTGCGACGACTTTCCCGACGATGCGGAGCTTCGCGCGGAGATCGGCAAGGTGCTCTTCGACATCAACCACATCGAATGCATCACCTTCCTGGAACAAGCCGTGGCCCTCGACCCCAAGGATCACAAGAGCCTGGCCATGATGGGCGTGGCCTTCCGCAAGATCAAGAAGTTCGACCAGGCCGAAAGGGCGTATTTGAACGCCTTGGCCGTGGACAAGGACAACGTCAACTACCTCTTCAACCTGTCCCGGGTCTACATCGACTCGGGAAACTGGCTCAAGGCCCAGGAGACGCTGCGCCGGGTGCTTACGATCGACCCCTCCCTGGAACCGGCCAAGAAAGGCCTGGACTTCGCCACCAGGCATTGCAGGGATCTCATCTGA
- a CDS encoding response regulator: protein MQKDQTEILVVDDETPVRLSLAAYLEDEGFIVRTAESAEQALESAGSQPAHLAVVDLRLPGMDGAALILELAKRHPGMKFLIHTGSTKFSLSEELKAAGLDDSLVFFKPVLDMGDMASKILHLLEG, encoded by the coding sequence ATGCAGAAAGATCAGACCGAAATCTTGGTTGTGGACGACGAGACCCCGGTCCGGTTGAGCCTCGCGGCCTACCTGGAAGACGAGGGATTCATCGTGCGCACAGCCGAATCGGCGGAACAGGCTCTGGAGTCCGCCGGAAGCCAGCCCGCGCACCTGGCTGTCGTGGACCTGCGCCTGCCCGGAATGGACGGAGCCGCGCTCATCCTGGAGCTGGCCAAGCGCCATCCCGGTATGAAGTTCCTCATCCACACCGGATCGACCAAATTCAGCCTCTCCGAAGAGCTCAAGGCCGCCGGACTCGACGACAGCCTGGTCTTCTTCAAACCCGTGCTTGATATGGGGGACATGGCGTCCAAAATCCTCCATCTGCTTGAAGGATAA
- the hypD gene encoding hydrogenase formation protein HypD: MNSFEALRDPKLCKDVLAKIEEAMQGQSLRFMEVCGTHTVALFRSGVHSLLPKSVVHLTGPGCPVCVTHESEVAAYLELAGRSDVIIATFGDLMRVPGPGGASLKKAQAEGARVEVVYSPFDALAVAEANPGDKVVFLGIGFETTAPTVAATVRQAKERGLGNFFVMPFHKLVPPALDALLSDPDMAVEGFMLPGHVSAMIGLEPYRPLAEKYGIPSVVAGFEPLDLLQAILLMAEMKRQGKPMVVNNYKRVVADGGNPKARAILYEVYTPGDALWRGIGMIPGSGLVMSDAYKAFDAFEALGVTLKESKPLPGCRCGEVLKGIMPPNKCPLFAKACTPATPVGPCMVSTEGSCAAYHKYQLDLA, from the coding sequence TTGAACTCATTTGAAGCCCTTCGCGATCCCAAGCTGTGCAAGGACGTGCTCGCCAAGATCGAGGAGGCCATGCAGGGCCAGAGCCTGCGCTTCATGGAAGTCTGCGGCACCCACACCGTGGCCCTGTTCCGCAGCGGCGTGCACTCGCTTTTGCCGAAGTCGGTGGTCCACCTGACCGGTCCGGGCTGCCCGGTCTGCGTCACCCATGAATCCGAGGTGGCCGCATACCTGGAGCTGGCCGGGCGCTCCGACGTGATCATCGCCACCTTCGGCGACCTCATGCGCGTCCCCGGCCCCGGCGGCGCGAGCCTCAAGAAGGCCCAGGCCGAAGGCGCGCGCGTTGAGGTGGTGTACTCCCCCTTCGACGCCCTGGCTGTGGCCGAGGCGAACCCCGGCGACAAGGTCGTGTTCCTGGGCATCGGCTTCGAGACCACCGCCCCCACCGTGGCCGCCACGGTGCGCCAGGCCAAGGAGCGGGGCCTCGGGAATTTCTTCGTGATGCCCTTCCACAAGCTGGTGCCCCCCGCCCTGGACGCGCTGCTCTCGGATCCGGACATGGCCGTGGAGGGCTTCATGCTCCCGGGCCACGTCTCCGCCATGATCGGCCTGGAACCCTACCGCCCCCTGGCCGAGAAGTACGGCATCCCCTCAGTGGTGGCCGGTTTCGAACCCCTGGACCTGCTCCAGGCCATCCTGCTCATGGCCGAGATGAAGCGCCAGGGAAAGCCCATGGTGGTCAACAACTACAAGCGCGTGGTGGCCGACGGCGGCAACCCCAAGGCCCGGGCCATCCTCTATGAGGTCTACACCCCCGGCGACGCGCTGTGGCGCGGCATCGGCATGATCCCCGGCAGCGGGCTGGTCATGAGCGACGCCTACAAGGCCTTCGACGCCTTCGAGGCGCTGGGCGTGACCCTCAAGGAATCCAAGCCTCTGCCCGGCTGCCGCTGCGGCGAGGTGCTTAAGGGCATCATGCCCCCCAACAAATGCCCGCTCTTCGCCAAGGCATGCACCCCGGCCACTCCGGTGGGGCCGTGCATGGTCTCCACCGAGGGCAGCTGCGCCGCGTACCACAAATACCAACTCGACCTCGCATAG
- a CDS encoding HypC/HybG/HupF family hydrogenase formation chaperone yields the protein MCLAVPMEVKHVEGDVADVEIGGVRKQIRLDLIADKPQVGEFVIIHAGFAIRILNREEAMETIKIFQEGWNLELI from the coding sequence ATGTGCCTAGCCGTTCCCATGGAAGTCAAACACGTCGAGGGGGACGTGGCCGATGTCGAAATCGGCGGCGTGCGCAAACAAATCCGCCTGGACCTCATCGCGGACAAGCCCCAGGTGGGCGAGTTCGTCATCATCCATGCCGGGTTCGCCATCCGCATCCTCAACCGCGAGGAGGCCATGGAGACCATCAAGATTTTCCAGGAAGGGTGGAACCTTGAACTCATTTGA
- a CDS encoding HDIG domain-containing metalloprotein: MPARPTASPLWNALIKLPPPRLPSPRTLPPAPSDRECLQCWDDYDMLPHIRQHSLSVARVATCLALAAQAAGLDVDVQLVRASALLHDIAKTYTIRHGGNHSQLGGAWMQERFGNPLLAMGIVHHVHWPWAVDVRAYFLPMAIIYGDKRVMHDGVVPLDERFVDLYSRYGTTQYIRDRLAESRHQAETIETALSQTLGMNVHEDPFDCGRLVERA; this comes from the coding sequence ATGCCCGCGCGCCCCACTGCGTCCCCGCTCTGGAACGCGCTCATCAAGCTCCCGCCGCCGAGGCTCCCGAGCCCCAGGACCCTGCCCCCGGCCCCTTCGGACCGGGAGTGCCTCCAGTGCTGGGACGACTACGACATGTTGCCGCACATCCGCCAGCACAGCCTGTCCGTGGCCCGCGTGGCCACCTGCCTGGCTCTGGCCGCCCAGGCGGCGGGCCTGGACGTGGACGTGCAGCTCGTGCGCGCCTCGGCCCTGCTCCACGACATCGCCAAGACCTACACCATCCGCCACGGCGGCAACCACAGCCAGCTCGGCGGAGCCTGGATGCAGGAACGCTTCGGCAACCCCCTGCTGGCAATGGGCATCGTGCACCATGTCCACTGGCCCTGGGCCGTGGACGTTCGCGCCTACTTCCTCCCCATGGCCATCATCTACGGCGACAAGCGGGTTATGCACGACGGCGTCGTCCCTCTTGACGAACGCTTCGTCGATCTCTACTCCCGCTACGGCACGACCCAATACATCCGCGACAGACTCGCGGAATCCAGACACCAGGCCGAGACCATCGAGACGGCCCTCAGCCAAACCCTTGGGATGAACGTCCATGAAGATCCTTTTGATTGCGGGCGGCTGGTCGAGCGAGCGTGA
- a CDS encoding oligosaccharide flippase family protein, translating into MSAARRFAQALAGQWAATLYSAVLSTLLSFALGRFLGPESFGTYSYILTAASIFAIFQDGGFSTLIFREAAHPSPGLAPKAPLERLALGHTALVTTAGLAAIWLLPLTDKAAFSLALVYYALFSAGVFLSADLKGHGQFEREARLRMALRTCTVLAVGIALAMPGAGAALLFGGWVLGQAAGLTLPMASGIRKAPSFRLDLGIYKSCGAFLLISAATTIYFKSDIILLTRLTGDNAAVGQYAAAYRLIEAAVLFAAPLAQIFFRKLRVSMHAPEVFKRAFRTQMLVMCALAVAGTAFSMWIGPLVIRLAFGGKYGPAEELCLWLLPSLLFILPNGILTQALIALGREGFYARVTIATAVCNVALNCALIPFMGAKGSALATVATEALLAAGLGVGYVRRP; encoded by the coding sequence GTGAGCGCCGCCCGCCGCTTCGCGCAGGCACTGGCCGGGCAATGGGCGGCCACCCTCTATTCGGCGGTGCTCTCCACGCTTTTGTCTTTCGCCCTGGGACGCTTTCTGGGGCCGGAGTCTTTCGGGACCTATTCCTATATCCTCACGGCGGCCTCCATCTTCGCCATTTTCCAGGACGGCGGGTTCTCCACCCTCATCTTCCGGGAAGCCGCCCACCCAAGCCCCGGCCTGGCTCCGAAAGCGCCGCTGGAGCGCCTGGCCCTCGGGCACACGGCGCTGGTCACGACGGCGGGACTGGCCGCGATCTGGCTCCTGCCCCTTACGGACAAGGCCGCCTTCAGCCTGGCCCTGGTCTATTACGCCCTCTTTTCGGCCGGGGTCTTCCTGTCCGCCGACCTCAAGGGACATGGCCAGTTCGAACGCGAGGCCAGGCTGCGGATGGCCCTGCGCACCTGCACCGTCCTGGCCGTGGGCATCGCCCTGGCCATGCCCGGTGCTGGCGCGGCACTTCTGTTCGGCGGCTGGGTACTGGGACAGGCGGCCGGGCTGACCCTGCCCATGGCCTCGGGGATACGCAAGGCCCCGAGCTTCAGGCTCGATCTCGGCATCTACAAGAGCTGCGGAGCCTTCCTTCTCATCAGCGCCGCCACCACCATCTACTTCAAGTCCGACATCATCCTGCTCACGCGGCTCACCGGCGACAACGCCGCCGTGGGACAGTACGCCGCCGCCTATCGGCTCATCGAAGCCGCCGTGCTCTTCGCCGCCCCGCTGGCCCAGATATTCTTCCGCAAGCTCCGGGTGAGCATGCACGCCCCCGAGGTGTTCAAACGGGCCTTCCGCACCCAGATGCTGGTGATGTGCGCCCTGGCCGTCGCCGGGACCGCCTTCTCCATGTGGATAGGCCCCTTGGTCATCCGCCTGGCCTTCGGCGGCAAGTACGGCCCGGCCGAGGAGCTGTGCCTGTGGCTCCTGCCGTCGCTTCTGTTCATCCTGCCCAACGGCATCCTCACCCAGGCGCTCATCGCTCTTGGCCGCGAGGGATTCTACGCCCGCGTCACCATCGCCACGGCCGTGTGCAACGTCGCCCTCAACTGCGCGCTCATCCCCTTCATGGGGGCCAAGGGCTCGGCCCTGGCCACCGTGGCCACGGAAGCCCTGCTTGCCGCAGGGCTCGGGGTGGGATACGTCAGACGGCCATGA